Proteins co-encoded in one Jeotgalibacillus malaysiensis genomic window:
- a CDS encoding beta-xylosidase has protein sequence MNQFFNAHHSPIGAFSSFTLGFPGAGGGLDVELGRSPAQNVYIGLESAEQEGQFDAFPFFHQLTEEESKRYDIENMDPDPDKPKILHRYAQDKIKRDFNVGTDTFTAGDLTLTIYSKAESVPDPDQASDEEMKKVIIPSVLATLTIDNTKGSRTRRAFFGYQGTDAYTSVRKLDDTMDAKGFGQGTFTAVTTQDPDAYSAMHFSLENILTDPHKENWAFGLGTVGTLIIDVPAGEKKTLDIVISFYRDGNITAGMKSSYYYIKLFDSIEEVAAYSHKHFEELKERSVAANQLTDSAHLTDDQRFMMNHAIRSYYGSTQFLEQDGKPLWVVNEGEYRMMNTFDLTVDQLFYEMKMNPWTVKNELDLFIERYSYRDEVRFPGEEKTYPGGISFTHDMGVANTFSRPGYSSYELYGIDGCFSHMTHEQLVNWILTAAVYVKQSGDQNWLKQNAQVVKDCLESLVNRDHPEPSKRNGIMALDSSRTMGGAEITTYDSLDVSLGQARNNLYLAGKTWASYLALEQLLNDLGESDFAKQAYSQAEKAAETMVSFATSEGYIPAVMGENNDSKIIPAIEGLIFPYVLGIEKALDENGPFKTYLEALHTHYDAVLKKGICLFDDNGWKLSSTSGNSWLSKIYLCQFIAREIMGKNVDSSADAAHVQWLTHPELSFWSWSDQIINGEIAGSKYYPRGVTSILWLEESKGDEVHGKDHERALHTM, from the coding sequence ATGAATCAATTTTTCAACGCACATCATTCACCAATCGGAGCATTTTCGAGCTTCACACTTGGCTTTCCGGGTGCTGGAGGCGGTCTGGATGTAGAACTTGGACGTTCACCTGCGCAAAACGTTTATATCGGACTCGAATCTGCTGAGCAGGAAGGTCAGTTTGATGCATTCCCGTTTTTCCACCAGCTGACTGAAGAAGAAAGCAAGCGTTACGACATTGAAAATATGGACCCAGATCCTGATAAACCAAAAATCCTGCACCGGTATGCTCAGGATAAAATCAAGCGTGATTTCAACGTAGGAACTGACACTTTTACAGCAGGCGATCTAACACTCACGATCTATTCAAAAGCAGAAAGCGTTCCGGATCCTGATCAGGCAAGTGACGAAGAGATGAAAAAAGTCATTATACCAAGCGTTCTTGCCACACTGACAATCGATAATACAAAAGGCAGCCGCACACGAAGAGCATTTTTCGGCTACCAGGGAACTGACGCTTATACATCTGTCAGAAAGCTTGATGACACGATGGATGCAAAAGGATTTGGGCAGGGGACATTTACTGCAGTCACGACGCAGGATCCTGATGCATATTCCGCAATGCATTTCAGCCTTGAAAATATCCTGACTGATCCACACAAGGAAAACTGGGCGTTTGGATTAGGGACTGTAGGGACGCTCATTATTGATGTGCCTGCAGGTGAGAAGAAGACGCTTGATATTGTGATCAGCTTTTACAGAGACGGCAATATTACGGCAGGTATGAAAAGCAGCTACTACTACATAAAACTGTTTGACTCGATTGAAGAAGTAGCCGCTTATTCACATAAGCACTTTGAAGAACTGAAAGAGCGCTCAGTCGCAGCGAATCAGCTTACTGACTCAGCGCACCTGACAGACGATCAGCGCTTTATGATGAATCATGCGATCAGAAGCTATTACGGTTCCACTCAGTTTTTAGAGCAGGACGGCAAGCCTTTATGGGTTGTGAATGAAGGTGAATACCGAATGATGAATACGTTTGACCTGACAGTGGATCAGCTGTTTTATGAAATGAAGATGAATCCATGGACGGTGAAAAATGAGCTTGATTTATTTATTGAGCGTTACAGCTATCGTGATGAAGTGAGATTTCCGGGCGAAGAAAAAACGTATCCGGGCGGGATCAGTTTTACGCATGACATGGGCGTTGCCAATACATTTTCTAGACCGGGTTACTCATCGTATGAGTTGTACGGCATTGATGGCTGTTTCTCACATATGACGCATGAGCAGCTGGTGAACTGGATTCTGACGGCGGCTGTGTATGTAAAGCAATCAGGTGATCAGAATTGGCTTAAGCAAAATGCGCAGGTTGTAAAAGACTGTCTGGAAAGTCTTGTGAACCGTGATCATCCGGAGCCGTCTAAACGCAACGGTATTATGGCGCTAGATTCATCAAGAACGATGGGCGGGGCTGAGATTACAACGTATGACAGTCTCGATGTTTCACTCGGCCAGGCGAGAAATAATCTGTATCTTGCAGGTAAAACGTGGGCATCTTATTTGGCACTTGAACAATTGCTGAATGATCTTGGCGAATCTGATTTCGCAAAACAGGCTTACAGTCAGGCTGAAAAAGCAGCTGAAACAATGGTTTCCTTTGCAACTTCAGAAGGTTACATTCCGGCAGTCATGGGTGAAAACAACGACTCGAAAATCATCCCGGCCATTGAAGGCCTCATTTTCCCTTACGTACTTGGGATTGAAAAAGCACTGGATGAAAACGGCCCATTCAAAACTTATTTAGAAGCACTTCATACTCACTATGATGCAGTTCTGAAAAAAGGCATCTGCCTCTTTGATGACAACGGCTGGAAGCTTTCTTCAACAAGCGGCAACTCATGGCTCAGCAAAATTTATCTGTGTCAGTTTATTGCCCGGGAAATTATGGGGAAAAACGTCGATTCATCAGCAGATGCTGCGCACGTGCAGTGGCTGACGCATCCTGAACTGTCATTCTGGAGCTGGAGTGATCAGATTATTAACGGAGAAATTGCGGGCAGTAAATATTATCCGCGCGGCGTGACAAGTATTTTATGGCTTGAAGAATCCAAAGGAGATGAGGTTCATGGAAAAGACCATGAACGGGCTTTACACACTATGTGA
- a CDS encoding sugar ABC transporter permease, with the protein MRNEALTEKQSALARQKAAEQSKGKIRHTISMTLLYIVLAIVGVFQIFPLVWLVLFSLKNNQEVFELSPFALPATPRWENYIRVWTEGNISQYFFNSVLYTGSAVLLTILFASMATFALTRMKWKKSSLFLGLFMVGLMIPVHSTLIPLFNTFSNLDLINHPLSIILTYTAFNLPITIMILYGFYQVLPREVEEAAVIDGASVHRIFFQITLPMTAPVIATAAIINMIYNWNEFVFINTFISADQFKTLTVGIQNFIGQYSTDWGAIGATLVISILPILIAFIFLSDRIVEGISAGSVKG; encoded by the coding sequence ATGCGAAATGAAGCATTGACTGAAAAACAATCCGCATTAGCACGCCAGAAAGCTGCGGAACAAAGTAAGGGGAAGATCAGACATACAATCAGCATGACGCTTTTATATATCGTGCTTGCGATTGTCGGCGTGTTCCAGATATTCCCGCTCGTATGGCTCGTTTTATTTTCACTGAAAAATAATCAGGAAGTATTTGAACTCTCACCATTTGCACTCCCTGCCACACCAAGATGGGAGAACTATATCAGAGTCTGGACAGAAGGCAACATCAGTCAGTACTTCTTTAACAGCGTGCTTTATACAGGTTCAGCCGTGCTACTGACTATTCTTTTTGCAAGTATGGCCACATTTGCACTGACGAGAATGAAGTGGAAAAAGAGCAGCCTGTTTCTCGGACTGTTCATGGTTGGATTAATGATTCCGGTTCACTCAACACTGATTCCGTTGTTTAACACATTTTCAAATCTGGACCTGATCAATCATCCGTTATCAATTATCCTGACATACACGGCGTTTAACCTGCCAATCACGATTATGATTCTATACGGATTTTATCAGGTGCTGCCGCGAGAAGTGGAAGAGGCCGCTGTGATAGATGGGGCTTCTGTTCATAGAATCTTTTTCCAGATCACACTGCCGATGACAGCACCTGTTATTGCAACAGCTGCCATCATCAACATGATCTATAACTGGAACGAATTTGTATTTATTAACACGTTTATCAGTGCTGATCAGTTCAAAACGCTGACAGTCGGTATTCAGAACTTTATCGGCCAGTACTCAACAGACTGGGGTGCGATCGGTGCAACGCTTGTGATCAGTATTCTGCCGATTTTAATCGCATTTATTTTCCTGAGTGACCGGATTGTTGAGGGGATTTCGGCTGGTTCAGTTAAAGGGTGA